A single window of Nakaseomyces glabratus chromosome G, complete sequence DNA harbors:
- the CRH1 gene encoding transglycosylase (CAGL0G09449g~Putative glycoside hydrolase; predicted GPI-anchor) has protein sequence MLYNYKRSLAVGILASVVAADSCDPLKQTNCPADKALATSFSENFTSESKWFTAEDNPGKIEYTSDGLAMSLTKRFDNPSLKSNFYIMYGKTEVIFKAGDGRGIVSSFFLQSDDLDEIDLEWIGSDDTQFQSNYFSKGNTATYDRGEFHGVNQPQKEFHNYTIDWTMEQLTWYLDGQVVRVLPNTTSQGYPQTPMYIKMGIWAGGDPSNAPGTIEWAGGETDYSLAPFTMYIKSLVVTDYSTGKEYTYGDQSGSWQSIKAVDGEINGRYQQAQEDFAKLVAGQAIESSQSSSVSPTSSSSSSASSSTSSSTSSSTSSSASSSASSSSSSSISSSSSASSSAQSSSSPIASSVSSIKSVSSSAISSSKSSQTAESKSSTSSSVKPTTQSSKTDTIMDNVTHSASTSNVAKSTVSTVAKSTESSTHSVQQSNFGVNTQVSVVSVILGFIFSIVI, from the coding sequence ATGCTCTACAATTACAAGAGAAGCTTAGCGGTTGGTATCTTGGCGAGTGTTGTTGCTGCCGATTCATGCGATCCTCTGAAACAGACTAACTGTCCAGCCGACAAGGCTCTGGCTACCAGTTTCAGCGAGAACTTCACATCTGAGTCCAAATGGTTTACCGCAGAGGACAACCCCGGTAAGATTGAGTACACATCTGATGGTTTGGCCATGTCACTTACGAAGAGATTCGATAACCCAAGTCTGAAGTCTAATTTCTATATAATGTACGGTAAGACTGAGGTCATATTCAAAGCCGGTGACGGTAGAGGTATAGTgtcctctttctttttacaAAGTGATGATTTAGATGAAATCGATCTAGAGTGGATAGGTAGTGATGACACACAGTTTCAATCCAATTACTTCTCAAAGGGTAACACCGCTACATACGATAGAGGTGAATTCCACGGTGTTAACCAACCACAAAAGGAGTTCCACAACTACACCATTGACTGGACTATGGAACAGCTAACTTGGTATCTAGACGGCCAAGTCGTCAGAGTTCTGCCAAACACAACAAGCCAGGGTTATCCACAAACTCCAATGTACATCAAGATGGGTATTTGGGCTGGTGGTGATCCAAGCAATGCTCCAGGTACAATTGAATGGGCTGGCGGTGAAACTGATTATAGCTTGGCTCCATTCACTATGTACATCAAGAGCTTGGTTGTTACAGACTATTCCACTGGTAAGGAATACACCTATGGGGACCAATCTGGCTCTTGGCAATCCATCAAGGCTGTGGACGGTGAAATAAATGGAAGATACCAACAAGCACAAGAGGACTTCGCTAAATTAGTTGCTGGTCAAGCTATTGAGAGTAGTCAATCATCCTCTGTTTCACCTACTTCGTCATCAAGCTCTTCTGCCAGCTCATCTACCAGCTCATCTACCAGCTCATCTACTAGCTCATCTGCCAGTTCATCCGCCAGTTCATCTTCCAGCTCTTCCATCagttcatcttcatcagcaTCTTCAAGTGCACAAAGTTCATCATCACCAATTGCTAGTTCTGTCTCTTCTATCAAGTCTGTGTCTTCCTCtgcaatttcatcttccaAGAGCTCCCAAACAGCAGAAAGTAAATCCTCCACATCATCTAGTGTGAAGCCCACTACACAATCTTCCAAGACCGACACTATAATGGACAATGTGACACATAGCGCCTCAACAAGTAATGTTGCCAAGTCAACTGTTTCTACAGTGGCTAAATCAACTGAAAGCAGTACACATTCAGTTCAACAAAGCAACTTTGGCGTTAACACACAAGTCTCAGTAGTATCTGTCATTCTAGGTTTCATATTCAGCATCGTAATTTAA